From Saccharothrix espanaensis DSM 44229, the proteins below share one genomic window:
- the bioA gene encoding adenosylmethionine--8-amino-7-oxononanoate transaminase, translated as MDKDMTETERLRTLDRQHVWHPYTPTDDYLKATPLVIDHGEGVYLVDSDGNRYLDAGSSLGVNIHGHQRRELNDAIVAQATKIAHTTLYGMTHPGAAELAARLVHLAPEGIERVLFLESGSSAVETAMKMAFSYWVFKGEPQRNKFVSMTGAFHGDTVGALSVGQMTILKNFYQPLLRETSAFAQPYAYRCGLCNNNCSLACADTLEEVLEREGHEIAAVLVEPRVQNVSGMVVARDGHLARVAEIARKHGVLLIADELGTGFGRTGPMFACEADGVKPDILCVGKGLTGGYMPLAATMATGEVFDAFRGDGKMLLSGHTYSGNPMAVAVALASLDLFEKDDVIAHGRELAVVLADELAKFREIPHVGDIRQCGMLAAIELVQDEETREPFPWDLGVATRITARCRELGMIIHSAPSDTIVIVPPLAMTEDHVRQMMGILHQATSEVVASLSDA; from the coding sequence ATGGACAAGGACATGACCGAGACCGAACGCCTGCGGACGCTGGACCGGCAGCACGTCTGGCACCCCTACACACCGACCGACGACTACCTCAAGGCGACGCCGCTGGTGATCGACCACGGCGAGGGCGTGTACCTGGTCGACTCCGACGGGAACCGCTACCTCGACGCCGGGTCGTCGTTGGGCGTGAACATCCACGGGCACCAGCGCCGCGAGCTCAACGACGCGATCGTCGCGCAGGCCACCAAGATCGCCCACACCACGCTGTACGGCATGACCCACCCCGGCGCGGCCGAGCTGGCGGCGCGGCTGGTGCACCTCGCCCCCGAGGGCATCGAGCGGGTGCTGTTCCTGGAGAGCGGGTCCAGCGCGGTCGAGACGGCCATGAAGATGGCGTTCTCGTACTGGGTCTTCAAGGGCGAGCCGCAGCGCAACAAGTTCGTGTCGATGACCGGCGCGTTCCACGGCGACACGGTCGGCGCGCTGTCGGTCGGCCAGATGACCATCCTGAAGAACTTCTACCAGCCGCTGCTGCGGGAGACGAGCGCGTTCGCGCAGCCTTACGCCTACCGCTGCGGGCTGTGCAACAACAACTGCTCGCTCGCGTGCGCCGACACGCTGGAAGAGGTCTTGGAGCGCGAGGGCCACGAGATCGCGGCCGTGCTCGTCGAACCGCGCGTGCAGAACGTCAGCGGCATGGTCGTGGCGCGTGACGGGCACCTGGCGCGGGTCGCCGAGATCGCCCGCAAGCACGGCGTGCTGCTGATCGCCGACGAGCTGGGCACCGGCTTCGGCCGCACCGGGCCGATGTTCGCCTGCGAGGCCGACGGCGTGAAGCCGGACATCCTGTGCGTGGGCAAGGGCCTCACCGGCGGCTACATGCCGCTGGCCGCCACGATGGCGACCGGTGAGGTGTTCGACGCGTTCCGCGGCGACGGCAAGATGCTGCTGTCCGGCCACACCTACTCGGGCAACCCGATGGCGGTCGCGGTCGCGCTGGCCAGCCTCGACCTGTTCGAGAAGGACGACGTGATCGCCCACGGCCGCGAGCTGGCCGTGGTGCTGGCCGACGAGCTGGCCAAGTTCCGGGAGATCCCGCACGTCGGCGACATCCGCCAGTGCGGCATGCTCGCGGCGATCGAGCTGGTGCAGGACGAGGAGACGCGCGAGCCGTTCCCGTGGGACCTGGGCGTGGCGACCCGGATCACCGCGCGGTGCCGCGAGCTCGGCATGATCATCCACTCCGCGCCCAGCGACACGATCGTCATCGTGCCGCCGCTGGCGATGACGGAGGACCACGTGCGCCAGATGATGGGGATCCTGCACCAGGCCACCTCGGAGGTCGTGGCCTCGCTGTCCGACGCCTGA
- a CDS encoding cytochrome P450 family protein: MTTSEHLDLVSPQSRANAYATYAGLRAEAPISKVRMPTGQDVWMITRYQECVDFLGDYHRFKTSPTVLPEGVEMPALPEAVLRLLGGSMGAIDPPEHTRQRRLVQSAFTPQYVERLRPAVQAIADSLVDGLLAADERTFDLVEQFAIPLPLTVMSDMLGIPREDRDRFRLWSELLLSLDPTSAQSAPQGMNPAEVMAEIEKFVGYLDALIQGKRANPGDDLISGMTAAEADGEKMTDDELLKMVALLVVGGLGTTQHLIGNMLLALFRSPDQLALLRENPDLAASAVEEMLRYHGSIEISFPRFAAEDTEIAGTPIRRGEMVIAVLAAADRDPERFPLPDKLDITRAQNRHLAFGRGAHMCLGAPLARVEGQVALNTLLARMPELRPAVDLDDVAWRPGLTLRGVVDLPVTY, translated from the coding sequence GTGACGACCTCCGAACACCTCGACCTCGTCTCGCCGCAGTCCCGGGCGAACGCCTACGCGACCTACGCGGGGCTGCGCGCGGAGGCACCGATCTCCAAGGTCCGGATGCCCACCGGGCAGGACGTCTGGATGATCACCCGCTACCAGGAGTGCGTCGACTTCCTCGGCGACTACCACCGCTTCAAGACCAGTCCGACCGTGCTGCCCGAGGGCGTGGAGATGCCCGCGCTGCCCGAGGCCGTGCTGCGGCTGCTGGGCGGCAGCATGGGCGCCATCGACCCGCCGGAGCACACCCGCCAGCGCCGGCTCGTCCAGTCGGCGTTCACGCCCCAGTACGTCGAACGGCTGCGGCCGGCCGTGCAGGCGATCGCCGACTCGCTGGTCGACGGTCTGCTGGCCGCCGACGAGCGGACCTTCGACCTGGTCGAGCAGTTCGCGATCCCGCTGCCGCTGACCGTCATGTCCGACATGCTGGGCATCCCGCGCGAGGACCGCGACCGGTTCCGGCTGTGGTCGGAGCTGCTGCTCTCGCTGGACCCGACCTCCGCGCAGTCCGCGCCGCAGGGCATGAACCCGGCCGAGGTGATGGCCGAGATCGAGAAGTTCGTCGGCTACCTCGACGCGCTGATCCAGGGCAAGCGCGCCAACCCCGGTGACGACCTGATCTCCGGCATGACCGCCGCCGAGGCCGACGGCGAGAAGATGACCGACGACGAGCTGCTCAAGATGGTGGCGCTGCTCGTGGTCGGCGGGCTGGGCACCACCCAGCACCTGATCGGCAACATGCTGCTCGCGCTGTTCCGCAGCCCCGACCAGCTCGCGCTGCTGCGGGAGAACCCGGACCTGGCGGCGTCCGCCGTCGAGGAGATGCTGCGCTACCACGGTTCCATCGAGATCAGCTTCCCGCGCTTCGCCGCCGAGGACACCGAGATCGCGGGCACCCCGATCCGGCGCGGCGAGATGGTGATCGCGGTGCTGGCCGCGGCCGACCGCGACCCCGAGCGGTTCCCGCTGCCGGACAAGCTCGACATCACCCGCGCGCAGAACCGGCACCTGGCGTTCGGCCGGGGCGCGCACATGTGCCTGGGCGCGCCGCTGGCCCGGGTGGAGGGCCAGGTCGCGCTGAACACGCTGCTGGCCCGGATGCCCGAGCTGCGCCCCGCGGTCGACCTGGACGACGTGGCGTGGCGGCCCGGCCTCACCCTGCGCGGCGTGGTCGACCTGCCGGTCACGTACTGA
- a CDS encoding daunorubicin resistance protein DrrA family ABC transporter ATP-binding protein — translation MTDAIVAEGLRKRFDKVTALDGLDMVVPEGTITGLLGPNGAGKSTAVRLLTTLLTPDEGRAEVAGLDVVTQAAEVRQAISLSGQHTAVDANLTGFENLEMLGELLHLGRRGARERADELLARFDLVEAAGRRAKEYSGGMRRRLDLAASLIRTPRVLFLDEPTTGLDTRSRMGLWDTIGELVAGGTTLLLTTQYLEEADRLADQIVVVDGGRVVARGTPHELKRRVSGERLEITLAPGADAAVAERALSGVGTGAVTVDDLGRLLSVPVEDGMEALLAGAQALRAAGVPVVDAAVRTPTLDDVFLALTDKEKEHSE, via the coding sequence GTGACCGACGCGATCGTCGCCGAGGGCCTGCGCAAGCGGTTCGACAAGGTGACCGCGCTCGACGGGCTGGACATGGTGGTGCCGGAGGGCACCATCACCGGACTGCTCGGACCCAACGGCGCGGGCAAGAGCACCGCGGTGCGCCTGCTGACGACCCTGTTGACCCCGGACGAGGGCCGGGCGGAGGTGGCCGGGCTCGACGTCGTCACGCAGGCCGCCGAGGTCCGCCAGGCGATCAGCCTGTCCGGTCAGCACACCGCCGTGGACGCCAACCTGACCGGCTTCGAGAACCTGGAGATGCTCGGCGAGCTGCTGCACCTCGGGCGGCGCGGGGCGCGCGAGCGGGCCGACGAGCTGCTGGCGCGGTTCGACCTGGTGGAGGCGGCGGGCCGGCGGGCCAAGGAGTACTCCGGCGGGATGCGCCGCCGGCTGGACCTGGCCGCGTCGCTGATCCGCACGCCCCGGGTGCTGTTCCTCGACGAGCCGACCACCGGGCTGGACACCCGCAGCCGGATGGGCCTGTGGGACACCATCGGCGAGCTGGTGGCGGGCGGCACCACGCTGCTGCTGACCACCCAGTACCTGGAGGAGGCCGACCGGCTGGCCGACCAGATCGTGGTGGTCGACGGCGGCCGGGTGGTCGCCCGGGGCACCCCGCACGAGCTCAAGCGCCGGGTGTCCGGCGAGCGGCTGGAGATCACCCTCGCGCCGGGTGCCGACGCGGCCGTGGCCGAGCGGGCGCTGTCCGGTGTCGGGACCGGCGCGGTGACCGTGGACGACCTGGGCCGGCTGCTCAGCGTGCCCGTGGAGGACGGCATGGAGGCGCTGCTGGCCGGTGCGCAGGCGCTGCGCGCGGCGGGCGTCCCGGTGGTCGACGCGGCGGTGCGCACGCCGACCCTGGACGACGTCTTCCTCGCCCTCACCGACAAAGAGAAAGAGCACAGCGAATGA
- a CDS encoding ABC transporter permease has protein sequence MSTLGVAFHEGAVVAKRNLRMIVRVPDLLVNAAVAPIMMTLLFGFIIGGAIDLDGASYREYLMDGIFVQAVLFSAVNTGTVIASDITTGIVDRLRSMPISRSAVLFGRTSSDVVNNLVVVLVTAVLGLIIGWRVRTSLVDALLGFVVLLVFAYALSWLMAVVGLAMRAPEAVSSVGFTIAIPLGFLSNAYVPIHTMPGVIQPIAEWNPISAVVQALRDLFGNMPASAPRPDAWPLQNPVTASLLWIVVLLALFIPLAIRQYWKAVAR, from the coding sequence ATGAGCACCCTGGGCGTGGCGTTCCACGAGGGCGCCGTGGTGGCCAAGCGCAACCTGCGGATGATCGTGCGGGTCCCCGACCTGCTGGTGAACGCGGCCGTCGCGCCGATCATGATGACCCTGCTGTTCGGGTTCATCATCGGCGGCGCGATCGACCTCGACGGCGCGTCCTACCGGGAGTACCTGATGGACGGCATCTTCGTGCAGGCCGTGCTGTTCTCGGCGGTGAACACCGGCACGGTGATCGCCTCCGACATCACGACCGGCATCGTGGACCGCCTGCGGTCGATGCCGATCTCGCGCTCGGCGGTCCTGTTCGGCCGGACGTCGAGCGACGTGGTCAACAACCTGGTGGTGGTCCTGGTGACCGCCGTGCTCGGCCTGATCATCGGCTGGCGGGTGCGCACGTCGCTGGTGGACGCGCTGCTGGGCTTCGTGGTGCTGCTGGTGTTCGCCTACGCGCTGTCGTGGCTGATGGCCGTGGTGGGCCTGGCGATGCGGGCGCCGGAGGCGGTCAGCAGCGTCGGCTTCACCATCGCGATCCCGCTGGGCTTCCTGTCCAACGCCTACGTGCCGATCCACACCATGCCGGGCGTGATCCAGCCCATCGCGGAGTGGAACCCGATCTCGGCGGTGGTGCAGGCGCTGCGCGACCTGTTCGGCAACATGCCGGCGAGCGCGCCGCGCCCCGACGCCTGGCCGTTGCAGAACCCGGTCACGGCGTCGCTGCTGTGGATCGTGGTCCTGCTGGCCCTGTTCATCCCGCTGGCCATCCGCCAGTACTGGAAGGCCGTCGCCCGCTAG
- a CDS encoding zinc metalloprotease yields MSRFPMEATVQVRPYSSRREDDHAVIGDDQRQVYLSIPTEGLDLLEWLREGVPLAEAVRRYEERHGESPDAEEFLEELAGEGFVAPQDAELEQARDGRPKRAWNLDGLSPRAARRWFSAPVAVVAGLVVATAVVLAFLDPRALPGSSSLMFHDHFWAYLWGVIAIATIGVVVHELAHVVAARAAGVSARMTIGNQMYAIVAQTDMSGIWLAPKRARYLALLAGMIVDVLGAALLFIVVWLDRAGVLGLAAPVRTVLAGVLFTYFIRLLWQTFVFLRTDLYYVIATALDTRSLMADTGVYLRNLVRRVRRRPLIDQTGIERREMRAIRVFSVVWVLGRVLSLATLFGLTIPLLLFYGGRVVAFFSGEPVTGTFTWADLLAFALLTFLLDFGGIVLWVRSLIRSSRARRRAPDRVLVE; encoded by the coding sequence GTGTCCCGGTTCCCCATGGAGGCGACGGTCCAGGTCCGGCCGTACTCCTCCCGGCGCGAGGACGACCACGCCGTCATCGGCGACGACCAGCGCCAGGTCTACCTGTCCATCCCGACCGAGGGGCTCGACCTGCTGGAGTGGCTGCGCGAGGGCGTGCCGCTGGCCGAGGCCGTCCGCCGCTACGAGGAGCGCCACGGCGAGAGCCCCGACGCGGAGGAGTTTTTGGAGGAGTTGGCGGGGGAGGGCTTCGTCGCGCCCCAGGACGCCGAGCTGGAGCAGGCCCGCGACGGCCGGCCCAAGCGGGCGTGGAACCTCGACGGGCTGTCCCCGCGAGCGGCCCGGCGCTGGTTCTCCGCGCCGGTCGCGGTCGTGGCCGGCCTGGTCGTGGCGACCGCCGTCGTGCTGGCGTTCCTGGACCCGCGGGCGCTGCCCGGCTCGTCCAGCCTGATGTTCCACGACCACTTCTGGGCCTACCTGTGGGGCGTGATCGCCATCGCCACCATCGGCGTGGTCGTGCACGAGCTGGCCCACGTCGTCGCGGCCCGCGCCGCCGGCGTGTCGGCCCGGATGACCATCGGCAACCAGATGTACGCGATCGTCGCGCAGACCGACATGTCCGGGATCTGGCTCGCGCCCAAGCGCGCCCGCTACCTCGCCCTGCTCGCCGGGATGATCGTGGACGTGCTCGGCGCGGCCCTGCTGTTCATCGTCGTGTGGCTCGACCGGGCCGGCGTGCTCGGCCTGGCCGCGCCGGTGCGCACGGTGCTGGCCGGCGTGCTGTTCACCTACTTCATCCGGTTGCTGTGGCAGACGTTCGTCTTCCTGCGCACCGACCTGTACTACGTGATCGCGACCGCGCTCGACACCCGCAGCCTGATGGCCGACACGGGCGTGTACCTGCGCAACCTCGTCCGCCGCGTGCGCCGCCGGCCGCTGATCGACCAGACCGGCATCGAGCGGCGCGAGATGCGGGCGATCCGGGTGTTCTCGGTGGTGTGGGTGCTGGGCCGGGTCCTGTCGCTGGCCACCCTGTTCGGGCTGACCATCCCGCTGCTGCTGTTCTACGGCGGCCGGGTCGTCGCGTTCTTCTCGGGCGAGCCGGTCACCGGGACCTTCACCTGGGCCGACCTCCTCGCGTTCGCCCTGCTGACGTTCCTGCTCGACTTCGGCGGGATCGTGCTGTGGGTCCGCTCGCTGATCCGCTCCTCCCGCGCCCGCCGCCGTGCCCCGGACCGCGTGCTGGTGGAGTGA
- a CDS encoding alpha/beta fold hydrolase, translated as MNDPVTAGQLTTALLAAQPLLSVLPQPVRVHCADPGTADLLADLVRRLDLPPLTAVADAGGLGPFERVLSGFLGLADRPAAGQDVGTAVAAARAADFTGWTKRVDVPAAGGAVLPTYTAGDPTRPAVVVVSACGMPARLVEGWLRPLAQEHFVVVSETRELFTDGPAGPADVPTQVDDLFAVMDHLGLAEAHLLGLCGGAVLAVVAADRAPDRVSSLSLWHGDFDLGDDSPKTDHQRNLQALMAMAADSEKQAASVHAVLAHTMLGVAPPLLAHLVVYPYARPDLLHRYCVLNGHIMAADLRPHLGIGHRTLVVTSEDDATAHPDGSRVVADRLAGATLTVLPHGDHLSLFRAEPHVVDLALRFLADPRTPGVPPEEHHPLQEGSTS; from the coding sequence GTGAACGACCCCGTCACCGCCGGACAGCTGACCACCGCGCTGCTGGCCGCGCAGCCGCTGCTGTCCGTGCTGCCGCAACCGGTGCGGGTGCACTGCGCCGACCCGGGCACCGCCGACCTGCTGGCCGACCTGGTGCGCCGGCTGGACCTGCCGCCGCTCACGGCGGTGGCCGACGCCGGCGGGCTCGGCCCGTTCGAACGGGTGCTCAGCGGGTTCCTCGGGCTGGCCGACCGGCCCGCCGCCGGCCAGGACGTCGGGACCGCGGTGGCCGCCGCGCGGGCCGCCGACTTCACCGGCTGGACCAAGCGGGTGGACGTCCCGGCGGCCGGCGGCGCGGTCCTGCCCACCTACACCGCGGGCGACCCGACCCGGCCGGCCGTGGTCGTCGTGTCGGCGTGCGGGATGCCCGCCCGGCTGGTCGAGGGCTGGCTGCGGCCGTTGGCCCAAGAGCACTTCGTCGTGGTGTCCGAGACCCGCGAGCTGTTCACCGACGGCCCGGCGGGCCCGGCTGACGTGCCGACCCAGGTGGACGACCTGTTCGCGGTCATGGACCACCTCGGCCTCGCCGAGGCCCACCTGCTCGGGCTGTGCGGCGGCGCGGTGCTGGCCGTCGTCGCCGCCGACCGCGCCCCCGACCGGGTGTCGTCGCTGAGCCTGTGGCACGGCGACTTCGACCTCGGCGACGACAGCCCCAAGACCGACCACCAGCGCAACCTCCAAGCGCTCATGGCGATGGCCGCCGACAGCGAGAAGCAGGCCGCGTCCGTGCACGCCGTCCTCGCGCACACCATGCTCGGCGTCGCGCCGCCGCTGCTCGCGCACCTCGTCGTCTACCCGTACGCGCGGCCCGACCTGTTGCACCGGTACTGCGTGCTCAACGGGCACATCATGGCCGCCGACCTCCGCCCGCACCTGGGCATCGGCCACCGCACGCTCGTCGTCACCAGCGAGGACGACGCCACCGCGCACCCCGACGGGTCGCGCGTGGTCGCCGACCGGCTGGCCGGCGCGACCCTGACCGTCCTGCCGCACGGCGACCACCTGTCGCTGTTCCGCGCCGAACCGCACGTGGTGGACCTCGCCCTGCGGTTCCTCGCGGACCCACGGACCCCCGGCGTCCCGCCGGAGGAGCACCACCCCCTACAGGAAGGAAGTACGTCATGA
- a CDS encoding hydroxymethylglutaryl-CoA synthase family protein → MNVGIEALNAYCGVAAIPVPALFAGRGLDPGRLDNLMMSAKSVALPFEDPVTHAVNAAKPVVDALDPADRDRIELVVTSTESGLDYSKSVASYVHEHLGLSRRCRVLEVKQACYAATAALQLACGYLAAGLSPGAKALVIATDVSLVGEDSQYTEPAMGTGAAAVLLGDRPHVLDVDLGAFGVHSYETLDSARPAPTFDIADADKSLFAYLDCLTSCFADYSAKVAGAEFGSTFAGLAMHTPFAGIVRAAHRKLARENGIADIAADFARRVAPALEYPRLVGNLCSGSVYLALASLIDHLRPTEPVRVGLYSYGSGCASEFYSGVVDASSVAAVGRMRIGDHLAARCELTFAEYRELLAETADCLVPVADRDIDPHRHKVLLDRVRLPRTLLACTGVRGHHRRYDWIGVGAA, encoded by the coding sequence GTGAACGTCGGCATCGAGGCGCTCAACGCCTACTGCGGGGTCGCGGCGATCCCGGTGCCCGCGCTGTTCGCGGGCCGGGGCCTGGACCCCGGGCGGCTGGACAACCTGATGATGAGCGCCAAGTCCGTGGCGCTGCCGTTCGAGGACCCGGTGACGCACGCGGTCAACGCCGCCAAGCCGGTCGTGGACGCCCTCGACCCGGCCGACCGCGACCGGATCGAACTGGTCGTCACCTCCACCGAGTCGGGGCTCGACTACAGCAAGTCCGTCGCCTCCTACGTGCACGAGCACCTGGGGCTGAGCAGGCGGTGCCGGGTGCTGGAGGTCAAGCAGGCCTGCTACGCCGCGACCGCCGCCCTCCAGCTCGCCTGCGGCTACCTGGCCGCCGGCCTGTCGCCGGGGGCGAAGGCGCTGGTGATCGCGACCGACGTGTCGCTGGTGGGCGAGGACTCGCAGTACACCGAACCGGCCATGGGCACCGGGGCGGCGGCCGTGCTGCTCGGCGACCGGCCGCACGTGCTGGACGTCGACCTGGGCGCGTTCGGCGTGCACAGCTACGAAACCCTCGACTCGGCCCGCCCGGCACCCACGTTCGACATCGCCGACGCGGACAAGTCGCTGTTCGCCTACCTCGACTGCCTGACCAGCTGCTTCGCCGACTACTCGGCCAAGGTGGCGGGCGCGGAGTTCGGGTCGACGTTCGCCGGCTTGGCGATGCACACGCCGTTCGCCGGGATCGTCCGCGCCGCGCACCGCAAACTGGCCCGGGAGAACGGGATCGCGGACATCGCGGCGGACTTCGCGCGCCGGGTCGCGCCCGCGCTGGAGTACCCGAGGCTGGTCGGCAACCTGTGCTCCGGCTCGGTGTACCTGGCACTGGCCAGCCTGATCGACCACCTGCGCCCGACCGAGCCGGTCCGGGTCGGCCTCTACTCCTACGGGTCGGGCTGCGCCTCGGAGTTCTACAGCGGCGTGGTGGACGCCTCGTCGGTCGCCGCCGTCGGCCGGATGCGGATCGGCGACCACCTGGCCGCCCGCTGCGAGCTGACCTTCGCCGAGTACCGGGAGCTGCTCGCCGAGACCGCGGACTGCCTGGTCCCGGTGGCCGACCGGGACATCGACCCGCACCGGCACAAGGTGCTGCTGGACCGGGTCCGGCTGCCGCGCACGCTGCTGGCGTGCACGGGTGTGCGCGGCCATCACCGCCGTTACGACTGGATCGGAGTGGGTGCCGCGTGA
- a CDS encoding acyl carrier protein yields MTGRAEGTVPEAAEAGVRQVLHEVIAEILPALDPARIGGDRHLRDLGADSVERVEIIMGVCARLRVTEPLASFGDIRDLDHLVAFLCEVGGR; encoded by the coding sequence ATGACGGGCAGAGCGGAGGGGACCGTGCCGGAAGCGGCCGAGGCGGGTGTGCGGCAGGTGCTGCACGAGGTGATCGCGGAGATCCTGCCCGCGCTGGACCCGGCCCGGATCGGCGGTGACCGACACCTGCGCGACCTGGGCGCGGACTCCGTCGAACGGGTCGAGATCATCATGGGCGTCTGCGCCAGGCTGCGCGTCACCGAGCCGCTGGCGAGCTTCGGCGACATCCGCGACCTCGACCACCTGGTGGCCTTCCTGTGCGAGGTGGGCGGCCGGTGA
- a CDS encoding LnmK family bifunctional acyltransferase/decarboxylase produces MTAQLTPELVATGPDATTRTTVIRPGMCGSGSLFVGQIGDWTWDTVSTVCGTNAYTARDGRGAPTYLAFHYFHVRGSESLHVRGLTFGDLLRVDSRVFGFGSESVLTLHRIRRGTGAPEHVDPAAFFAFDEPDCLYAQNFNRWVVRGASGGNEDLRSASPVDFRHEHLSALPPEHSPRRAHARLRALMTAEPPADERSRLVVDYPIDVSRDLNGVGLLYFAAYFSIVDWALVRLWRYRGGSDAGFLGRVVLDQRIAYLGNADAGAVLRVRLSREPGGDVPGADETVRAVLADRDTGRPIAVAEQQVKTGVVA; encoded by the coding sequence ATGACCGCGCAGCTCACCCCGGAACTGGTCGCGACCGGCCCGGACGCGACCACGCGCACGACCGTGATCCGGCCCGGCATGTGCGGGTCCGGCTCGCTGTTCGTCGGCCAGATCGGCGACTGGACGTGGGACACCGTCAGCACAGTGTGCGGCACCAACGCCTACACCGCGCGTGACGGCCGAGGCGCGCCGACCTACCTGGCGTTCCACTACTTCCACGTTCGGGGCAGCGAGTCGTTGCACGTGCGCGGCCTGACGTTCGGCGACCTGCTGCGCGTCGACTCGCGGGTGTTCGGGTTCGGCAGCGAGTCGGTGTTGACCCTGCACCGGATCCGACGCGGCACGGGCGCGCCCGAGCACGTCGACCCGGCCGCGTTCTTCGCGTTCGACGAGCCGGATTGCCTGTACGCGCAGAACTTCAACCGCTGGGTGGTGCGCGGTGCGTCCGGCGGCAACGAGGACCTGCGCAGCGCCTCGCCGGTCGACTTCCGGCACGAGCACCTGTCGGCGCTGCCGCCCGAACACTCGCCGCGCCGCGCGCACGCACGACTGCGGGCGCTCATGACCGCCGAACCGCCCGCGGACGAGCGGTCGCGGCTGGTCGTGGACTACCCGATCGACGTCAGCCGCGACCTCAACGGCGTGGGGCTGCTGTACTTCGCCGCCTACTTCTCCATCGTGGACTGGGCGCTGGTGCGGCTGTGGCGGTACCGGGGCGGCAGCGACGCGGGGTTCCTCGGCCGGGTCGTGCTCGACCAGCGCATCGCCTACCTGGGCAACGCCGACGCGGGCGCGGTGCTGCGGGTCCGGCTGAGCAGGGAGCCCGGCGGCGACGTGCCGGGCGCCGACGAGACGGTCCGCGCGGTGCTCGCCGACCGGGACACCGGCCGGCCGATCGCGGTGGCCGAGCAGCAGGTCAAGACCGGGGTGGTGGCGTGA